The genomic stretch ACCTCCTTCACAGTTTCAGACAGAGTCCCAAAGGTCTTCTTGAACACCTCAGAGGTCTTAACGGTTTCAGACTCAATGGTTTTCTGgaggaaataaataaatgagctTGATGAGTGTCCTTGATGACAAGTATGTGTTTGTAACACAGGTGAAAAATTTAATCCAGTTGTCACCAACCCCGGTCCTGGACAGCAACAGCgtgtgcaggcttttattccagCCCAGCACTGACATACCCTATTTAACTTATTGTCAAGACCTTCACTAATTGAAGGTTAGTGCTGGGGAAGAAAGTCTGCACAACCAAAGTTCTTACCATGGGCTTAAAGGGACATCACATTCCAAAATTAAATTTGCACTTACAAATTTCCTCCGAGCCTGTTGCAGGGCATCCGACTCCTCTAGCCTCTTGGCCTCCTCTCTGAACTTCTTGATGTTCTCCTTCATCTCCTTGTCCTTCCCAAACTCCTGCCTCAGGTTCTCCACAAACTCCCCGAAGAAGCCTTTACGACTAGGTCGTTCTGACGCATACCGCACCTGGGAAAAAGAGGGCACAATTAAAATATGAGTGAATGACAGACACCATGTTAAGAGTTTGTGTCCTACCACCAGAGCGATCATTTTTTGAAGGTCAACGATGATAATGCTTTGGTCTTTACCTGCACAGGGACAGCCGGAGACCCACATATCCTGTAGGCATCTCCTCTATTGAATGAGGAGACGACAGTACGGGATGGCAGGAGCAGAAGACGTCTTCCGACCAGCTGAGGAGAAGAACAACATAGGTCAGGGATggacaactttgatgggggtgggggccacaaaacatctgaactcatcatgaggggccgcggGTCTGCGTACCCCGCGGGTCTGCATACCTACACTGAACTGACCAGGTAAGTACAATATTAACAGGCTATGAATAATGCTTGACATTTTTAGCTATCTCGCTAACTAGAATATGTTCACGAACGAACACCGACTGGCCCATTCACCCATTCATAACTGTCTTCAGAGGATATAACGTTTTCACGAAATAATGTAAAAGGAATGTTGCGCTTAAACGTTAAATATGGATCCCTAAAACAATTCAGTCAACATCCACTCTTCAGCAGTGCAAGCCATGGGAAGAAATGTGCATAATCTCACCTCATAGCACCGACACACGGAGGCTGCCATCTTGATCTTGAATGATGACGCACGTGACGTGACGAAGTGTAACTCCGCTGAGGTTTTTTTACTCGTTACCACAACCATGCTTGCTTCTTTTCTTCTTTAGTGGGGTTTATcggtggttggcatccaacgttacggtgcattaccgccacctactctactggagtgtgggccagagacagggataaACCTAAAtgccagccccgttgctcttaaaaaaagataacaaaatatttgagactatatctaatgacgttctactcaatatactctttaaactaatttcctgtatccccttctccctcatactagatctcatcctccctctttccctctgatactgcccacactgtagcaatacatgctccacggtctctgtttcctgacaattatcacactttcctgttggatgctttcctatcacatttaaagtcttattcaactggctgtgtcccacccttaatcctgtaaaaaaaaatgccccctctcttctgtcccttcctgccgtcctcccctccctgactttcctctgtacttgaaataaatggcTTCCCTTATTATctatattccactgctcctgccatctctgcaccatcactgtatatatcagtctttttgcctctacccttgctcattgaaacttcaaTATCAACTTCCCCACttctaagtgcttgtttagccagttcatctactgcctcattcccctccacccccacatgggctgggacccaagtaaatcttatctgtatacccatctgtttaatcctgccatgggtttgtagcacctcataaagcaggtattgtctgctacgtgagctaaaggactggaaaCTCATTAACACTACatatgaatcagagcaaataacaaCTCTGTCTTGTttacttcctccacccactgtaAGGCCAACAgaatggccatcagctccgccgtatatacagccagatgatctgtaatacgtttcctgacttccaccccacattcctgcactacaaatgctgacccagtgcGTCCTGTCCTTGGAACTTTTGAActatctgtgtaaatggccacaaaatcttGATACAAGGtatccagacgtctcttaaacaaatcagatggatcaacacccttcctatctttctgtagtctttccaacacttctagatcaactactggaggcgggagtaaccatggtggatttacaggaataactaccgttggactaaactcccttccatacaggaataaactcccttccatacaggaataactaccgtcatcccatctccttcgcctgggtattacccacccacccaaagcttgtgttctgtcttcgctcatgttcccagcatgcctgtaaaatccctttcgcaggatgagacaccccatgtccttgtaggttgacccaataattcattgccagctgcATATCCCCATTCTCCACCTGTAATGTAGCCACTGGGGACgtccgaaacgccccactacatactcttgagtccttgcccctgtatgacatctagcctttccagtgaggtcagggctgccgaaccatatgctatactgccatagtctattacagatcggatcaatgcaacatacacgGTCTTCAATGAGGAACACCCAGCCCTccactccttccccgtcagacagcgcatcacatttagcaccttcttacactttcccaccactctctcaatgtgttctgcccaagtcagtctagtgtcaaagtataccccaaggaacctgaaggccctCACCCTCTCCAActttctcccatataacctcaagcatacctcatctcccaccttcctcctggtaaagaacactgtttgagttttctctacagagaacctgaatccccacattaatgcccaccgctctacctcatcaattgcttcctgtaccttcctgactatgtatggcacatttcgtcccctcttccataaggccccatcatctacaaataacgacctcccaatatccggctgtacctgagagtaaacatcattgatcatgattaagaacaacagaggactaatcatGCTCCCCTGTGGTGTACTGTTATCCACCAGGTAGCTGCCTGATaaagacttccccaccctcacctggatagaccttccaaacaggaaatcctttatccagttgtacgttcttccgcctacccccataatatcaagcttgattaacaactcctccttccacatcatatcatatgCCTTCTCCACATaaaaaaagacagctacaacagtctccttgttcacctgagccttcctgacctctgcttctcagcagagcactggatccatagttccACAACCTTTCCTGAACCCACTTTGATGTGGCGATACTAGCCCTCTAatctccaggaagtaagttagcctctccgtaatcatacgttccataatcttacatacatgtgatgttaaagctattgaccgatagcttgttggcctcgttggatccttcccgggcttccggattggtaccactactgcctccttccaactgcctggtagtttcccctcctcccacactctgttgtacaacaccaataccttatccagtgcctcatcactaagatgggccaacataacatagcacacctcatctttcccaggtgaagttaacccagccttacctattgctcttttcacctctgccatggtaaatggtgcattcaacgcatcatttacatcctccctcctATCCAGAAATCCAGGATGCTCCTCTCTCgtgctctctttccccctctggcCCTCCTCTGACAAATTTGCGGAGCTATGCACTTGGACAAACGCTTTGGCCATCATCTCTGCCTTCTCCTCATCTGTTACTGCCACATCCTCCCTACTCGTCAACACTGGATAATCCCACTCCCTTCTGACaccactcatcctcttaatcatcccccacacttctcccacaggtgtcgccccttccaatggtgtcacagaaccgaTGCCAACATGACCTCTTTGCCTGACGGATAGTTCTCCTCACCAGGGCCTGGGTCTGGTTATACTGAAACAGATGTTGGAAGTGATGTGtccttttcagtactctaaatgccctgttcctactcctcaccattgccccacattcctccgtccaccatgggactgctttcctcctcctcctcctcctcctcctcctcctccctgaagtcttaggtatagcctcagtagctgcccccactaatgctgttctcacccagttattcatactatccatgtcccctctcatatccacctgagccatcacctgctcactcagctcctgaaactgatcccactttgcccttccaaacacccacctgcctactccatccactaacacctcctcctccctccggcCAATTGTGCATACTATgtggtaatgatcactccctactgtcgactcctcccatacctcccactcacatATTCCTGCCATCGCACTTGATACCAGAGTGAGGTCCAAGGCAGACTCTTTCCATGTGGCTACATCAATCCTGGTCCCTCGACCATCATTCAGGCACACTAGATCTTTATTTTCTATCAAATTTTCCATCACTTGGCCACTTGGCCATTTCCATCCATCCAAAatagagatgctagttctaggtcccaagaaacaaagagatcttctgttggatctgtgaattaatcttgatggttgtacagtcgtctaaaaaaaactgtgaaggaccttaACGTTCCTCTGGACCCTGATTCCTCTTTTGAAGAACATAtgaagaatatttcaaggacagcttttttccatcttcgtaacatttcaaaaatcagaaactttttgtcaaaaaattatgcagaaaagataatccatgcttttgtcacttctagattagactactgcaatgctctactctccggctacctggataaagcactaaataaacttaagttagtgctaaacacggttGCTAGAATCTTGACCAAAAAAAGGTATACttttactccagtgctagcttaaCTGGcatcctgttaaggctagggctgatttcaaagttttactgctaacctacagtgagggaaaaatgtatttgatcccctgctgattttgtacgtttgcccactgacaaagacaggatcagtctataattgtaatggtaggtttatttgaacagtgagagacagaataccaacaaaaaaatccagaaaaacgcatgtcaaaaatgttataaattgatttgcattttaatgagggaaatcagtatttgacccctctgcaaaacatgacttagtacatgacaggaccttaatgtgcttcttcttgaaccactcctttgttgccttggccgtgtgttttgggtaattgtcatgctggaatacccatccacgacccattttcaatgccctggctgagggaaggaggttctctcccaagatttgacagtacatggccccgttcatcgtccctttgatgcggtgaagttgtcctgtccccttagcagaaaaacacccccaaagcataatgtttccacctccatgtttgaaggtggggatggtgttcttggggtcataggcagcattcctcctcctccaaacacggcgagttgagttgatgccaaagagctcgattttggtctcctctgaccacaacactttcacccagttctcctctgaatcattcagatgttcattggcaaacatcagacagccctgtatatgtgcttttttgagcagggggaccttgcgggcgctgcaggatttcagtccttcacggcgtagtgtgttaccaattgttttcttggtgactatggtcccagctgccttgagatcattgacaagatcctcccatgtagttctgggctgattcctcaccgttctcatgatcattgcaactccacgaggtgagatcttgcatggaaccccaggccgagggagattgacagttattttgtgtttcttccatttgcgaataatcgcaccaactgttgtcaccttctcaccaagctgcttggcgatggtcttgtagcccattccagccttgtgtaggtctacaatcttgtccctgacatccttggagagctctttggtcttggccatggtggagagtttggaatctgattgattgattgcttctgtggacaggtgtcttttatacaggtaacaagctgagattaggagcactccctttaagagtgtgcgcctaatctcagctcgttacctgtataaaaaacacctgggagacagaaatctttctgattgagagggggtaaaatacttattttcctcattaaaatgaaaatcaatatataacatttctgacatgcggttttctggatttttttgttgttattctgtctctcactgttcaaataaacctaccattaaaattatagactgatcatttctttgtcagtgggcaaacgtacaaaatcagcaggggatcaaatacttttttccctcactgtatgaagcAGTTAATATGTGATAAACAAACTGAGCATCCAATACACCTTTAATTGCTCACAGGAGGCATAGGTTGTGGCTTTGTTTCCTATTAGTGTGACAGCCAGCAGCGGCACCATGTGGAAGGTATGGAAACAGGGACTCCTCCCCTTCTGCAGAGTTAGGAGACTCTCTTCCTGCGGTCAGCCTTGTTTGACAGCCAGCATTGGCGCATTGTCTTACACATTTATGTCATTTTCTCCTGTACATACAGGTAATTCAGAGACAAACTATTTTACTCATTCTTTTCCGGAAGAAGCGTTGGAGAGGCCTCGTCTAGAATGGGGAACAGAGACGATGAATACGATTTGTTGTTCAAAGGTACATTTTGATGACTGCAGCCCCCCGTTGATAGCACCGTCAATAATTATGTAATTGTTTAATTCTAAAGACAAATCAGACATCAGCCTTTTGAACGAATCATAACAACAAATACAACAAATAGTTTGGCGGAATGGTTTTGAAAGAAACATTGTCTCTGGTGGAAAACGTTTTCTACTATGGCTACAGAAATGCTGTCATTGTAACATTGTAACAACGCCCGCAGTTATATCTATAAGTAAGATGCAACAACGTATCTGCTTTGCCTCTGACTTGATCAACTCTGATAAACCCATAAAATAGTAACTATTTGTAAATCGGTTATTGACAAGAATTCTGTTTTCCCTTTTATGGTTGAAAGAGCTATATGAAGTTATATTCTTTTTTTGTAGTTCATTGTAGCTTATAGCCCCATATGCAAATGTTGCATTGATGTAGGCCTAGACCTACTGTAACTGTGGATGTTTATTATATTCAGCTGACAGTGAAATGTTTTgacatatactatatatacaaaagtatgtagacaccccttcaaattagtggattaggctatttcagccacacccgttgctgacagatgtataaaatcgagcacacagccatgcaatctccatagacaaacactggcaatagaatggccttactgaagagctcagtgactttcagcgtggcactgtcataggatgccacctttctaacaactCAGTTTGTGAAATTTCTGCCCTActtgagctgccccggtcaactgtaagtgctgttattgtgaagtggaaacgtctaggagcaacaacggctcagccgcgaagtggtaggccatacaagctcacagaatgggaccgctgagtgctgaagcgcgtaggtCGTTAAAATCGTCTGTCGtcgaaactgcctctggaagcaacgtctgcacaataactgttcgtcgggggcttcatgaaatgggtttccatggcccagCAGccccacacaagcctaagatccccaCAAGCAATGCCAAGGgtcggctgaagtggtgtaaagctcgctgccattggactctggagcggtggaaacgcgttctctgaagtgatgaatcacgcttcaccattaaaaaaataaaaatatttaacctttatttaaccaggtaagccagttgagaacaagttctcatttacaactgtgacctggccaagataaagcaaagcagtgcgataaaaacaacaacacagagttacatatggggtaaaacaaaacataaagtcaaaaaatacaacagaagatatatatacagtgtgtgcaaatgtagcaagttatggaggtaaggcaataaataggctatagtgaaaaataattacaattagtattaacactggaatgatagatgtgcaagagatgatgtgcaaatagagatactggggtgcaaatgagcaaaataaataacaatatagggatgaggtagttgggtgggctaatttctgGCAGTCTGACGTCCACCTAGGAAATACCTCATCTGACATTAGGCTAAATACATTTCAGCCAGtgtgttttctctctgtctctttatcaaCAGTTGTGTTAATTGGGGACTCGGGCGTCGGGAAGAGTAACTTGCTCTCTCGGTTCACACGGAATGAGTTCAACCTGGAGAGTAAGAGCACCATCGGGGTGGAGTTTGCCACCCGCAGCATCCAGGTGGATGGCAAGACCATAAAGGCCCAGATATGGGACACGGCTGGACAAGAACGTTACAGAGCCATCACCTCCGCGTAAGTCGTGTGGGATCCCTCAACACTGCCTGTTGAGGCCTCTTGAAAATGAAATGATTGTCAGCAAGGATCACATAAGAGTACTGTAGTGGTCTCAAATCGTAGTCCCAGAGAGGTAAAAGGTGATTAAATTAATTCCACTAATTGATCAACTGCTCAAGTCCTTGATtaattgaatcaggtgttttaGTGCTGGGTTGAAGTGTGGAACATAAACCTGCATACCCTATAGCTCTCCAGGATCAGGTTTGTTGAGCACTAGCCGATTACTAGCCTCATCTTCAAATCAGAGTGCCTGACTTGGAGTCTCACTTGGGACCCATACATTGTTGTCTATTGGTGCATTGAGATTGATACGCAGTCTCTTTCCTACAGCTATTACAGAGGGGCAGTGGGTGCTCTGCTAGTGTATGACATTGCCAAGCACCTGACCTATGAAAACGTGGAGCGCTGGTTGAAGGAACTGAGGGATCATGCCGACAACAACATCGTCATCATGCTGGCGGGCAACAAGAGCGACCTGCGCCATCTCAGGGCCGTGCCCACGGACGAGGCCCGGGCTTTTGCAGGTACTCAGATCTTTCGGCAGAGGtaacatagcctggtcccagataatataataataataatatgccatttagcagacgcttttatccaaagcgacttacagtcatgcgtgcatacatttttgtgtatgggtggtcccggggatcgaacccactaccttggcgtatcaagcgccgtgctctaccagctgagctacagaggaccacgat from Coregonus clupeaformis isolate EN_2021a chromosome 21, ASM2061545v1, whole genome shotgun sequence encodes the following:
- the LOC121535065 gene encoding ras-related protein Rab-11B-like, which produces MGNRDDEYDLLFKVVLIGDSGVGKSNLLSRFTRNEFNLESKSTIGVEFATRSIQVDGKTIKAQIWDTAGQERYRAITSAYYRGAVGALLVYDIAKHLTYENVERWLKELRDHADNNIVIMLAGNKSDLRHLRAVPTDEARAFAEKNNISFIETSALDSTNVEEAFKNILTEIYRIVSQKQIAERSAHDESPGNNVVDISVPPTTDQKGNKLQCCQNL